Proteins encoded by one window of Vibrio algicola:
- the rluF gene encoding 23S rRNA pseudouridine(2604) synthase RluF, which produces MTATPSAIRLNKYISDSGFCSRREADKLIDQGRVTINGIVPEMGTKVLPSDEVMVDHKPVRSKEKPIYIALNKPTGITCTTERHIEGNIIDFIGHHKRIFPIGRLDKPSDGLIFMTNDGDIVNKILRAGNSHEKEYVVRVDKPITAEFIEHMASGVEILDTITLPCKVTKETDFSFRIVLTQGLNRQIRRMCEALGYDVYKLRRVRIMNISIDGLPNGKWRYLTDAEMAEIHAMIEGSVGTEEASMVDADGHTITKATDAKLHDARIQARAEKEREFARQRQELSEQQPQFKTYSGKGEFERKARPNKDADRSGGNRSRNQDKPSSASQTKPATKGSRFGNSNSSTIKKWSPKSKA; this is translated from the coding sequence ATGACTGCCACCCCTTCTGCTATTCGTTTAAATAAATACATCAGTGATTCAGGTTTTTGCTCGCGCCGTGAAGCCGATAAACTTATCGATCAAGGTCGCGTCACTATTAATGGCATTGTGCCTGAAATGGGGACTAAAGTGCTGCCAAGCGATGAGGTAATGGTTGATCACAAACCGGTGCGCAGCAAAGAAAAACCTATTTATATTGCACTCAATAAGCCAACAGGTATTACTTGTACCACTGAGCGTCATATTGAAGGTAATATTATTGATTTCATTGGCCACCATAAACGTATCTTCCCAATTGGCCGTTTAGATAAGCCGTCTGATGGTTTGATTTTTATGACCAATGATGGCGATATCGTCAATAAAATTCTACGCGCAGGCAATTCACACGAAAAAGAATACGTGGTGCGTGTTGATAAACCTATCACCGCTGAATTTATTGAGCACATGGCGTCTGGGGTTGAGATTTTAGATACCATAACCTTGCCATGTAAAGTAACCAAAGAAACCGACTTTTCATTCCGTATCGTGCTAACTCAAGGCTTAAACCGCCAAATTCGTCGTATGTGTGAAGCACTTGGTTATGATGTATATAAATTGCGTCGCGTGCGTATTATGAACATCTCAATTGATGGCCTACCGAATGGCAAATGGCGTTATTTAACCGATGCTGAAATGGCAGAGATCCATGCCATGATTGAAGGCTCGGTCGGCACCGAAGAAGCCTCAATGGTCGATGCGGATGGACACACCATCACTAAAGCCACCGATGCCAAACTGCACGATGCCCGCATACAAGCAAGAGCGGAAAAAGAGCGTGAGTTTGCAAGGCAGCGTCAAGAACTCAGCGAACAACAACCGCAATTTAAAACCTATAGCGGTAAAGGTGAGTTTGAGCGTAAAGCTCGTCCGAATAAAGACGCGGATCGCTCTGGTGGTAACCGCAGCCGCAACCAAGATAAACCAAGCAGCGCAAGCCAAACAAAACCGGCCACAAAGGGCTCGCGCTTTGGTAACTCAAACAGCAGCACCATCAAAAAGTGGTCTCCAAAAAGCAAAGCGTAA
- a CDS encoding LysR family transcriptional regulator, with protein MDSNIDLNLLKVFVVVYRHKSITLAAEEMGLTQPGVSGLLKRLQQQVGSQLFIRSGRGITPTQHAKELIRHVEPALAQINNALEGLEGFSIQYPRKFVIYASEPVMLMLLPKLEADCNLGNITIELQPTHSNQEALIQALNQHQADLAIELSNYSARSFFIEELFEDKIRLIARKGHPRIEDTITRKQFYAEKHITLKLRREDSHMADYFTEESISERKVAAECTSLVSLMSMVATSDCIAMVTESIATAFADKLNIQMLDCPFTSKPVKYRLLTHNRERRSAANMWLREKIKSYF; from the coding sequence ATGGATTCGAATATAGATTTAAACTTGTTAAAAGTGTTTGTAGTGGTTTATCGCCACAAATCGATTACCTTAGCCGCAGAAGAGATGGGGTTAACTCAGCCAGGAGTAAGCGGCTTACTTAAGCGTTTACAACAGCAGGTGGGGAGCCAACTATTTATTCGATCTGGCCGAGGGATTACCCCAACTCAGCATGCCAAAGAGTTAATTCGCCATGTTGAACCAGCATTGGCTCAAATCAATAACGCACTCGAAGGGTTGGAAGGGTTTTCGATCCAGTACCCACGTAAGTTTGTTATATACGCATCGGAACCCGTGATGTTAATGCTGCTACCTAAGTTAGAAGCAGACTGTAACTTGGGCAATATCACTATTGAGTTGCAACCCACCCACTCCAATCAAGAAGCACTAATCCAAGCTCTTAATCAACATCAAGCCGATCTTGCTATCGAACTATCTAACTATTCAGCACGCTCATTTTTTATTGAAGAACTTTTTGAAGATAAGATCCGACTGATAGCACGAAAAGGTCACCCAAGAATAGAAGATACTATTACACGCAAGCAGTTTTATGCCGAGAAACACATTACTTTGAAGTTACGCCGTGAAGATAGCCACATGGCAGATTATTTTACCGAAGAAAGTATCAGCGAACGAAAAGTAGCCGCAGAATGCACATCTCTTGTGTCATTAATGTCAATGGTCGCAACGAGTGATTGCATTGCGATGGTGACCGAAAGTATCGCAACAGCGTTTGCCGATAAACTGAATATACAAATGTTAGATTGCCCATTTACATCTAAACCGGTTAAGTATCGTTTATTAACCCATAACCGAGAGCGGCGAAGCGCGGCAAATATGTGGTTGCGAGAAAAAATAAAGTCCTATTTTTAA
- a CDS encoding alkyl/aryl-sulfatase, protein MKTRFTLSVLSLSVMVSFSAAANDYASIDTYEGKPASKFTEKANITVAKMLPWKDISAFERTRRGLIAEFGTHEAGELKNRFEYMADRSVDDLPPSVNPSIWRQGMLNYAAGGLYKVTDGVYQIRGADLSNMTIYRTDNGYVIHDPLLSREAAAASWKFAKEHLPTINGEHKITGMIYSHMHADHFGGSRGVYESGDFAKGAEIYAPKDFIKELADENVIAGTAMGRRANYQYGTTLGNNTKGIVDNALGLGTSRGEVTLVAPTIEIQEREKVINIDGLEFHAINMPGAEAPAEIILYVPEYRSLNTAELTYDGMHNIYTFRGAKVRDSLIWTKYLTELKMRFVDSGLVDNIHAAHSAPVWNNMDTDVNEISEYITLQRDNYGFIHNQSMRLANHGVTIHDVGRQIEEIVPQSQIDTWHTNGYHGSYSHNARAVVNLYLGYHDMNPVNTNPLQTKDKSCVYVNAAGADVLYKAGMTHFNAGEYQESSQLFNDLVQCDPNNTDYRFALADSFEQQGYQSETMAWRNSYLQSAVELRTGEIEESIKLASPDVIANTPTGMFLDFIAVSLNAPKAESASLDFNFGVYHPDLGERYYGEVSNANMANIEVDTLPKVDFELIINKADFTKVVLGETTLEALFKSGQASVKGDESQLRQLVGTLDKFDGMFEILPMPSK, encoded by the coding sequence ATGAAAACTCGTTTTACTCTTTCAGTTCTTTCACTCTCTGTTATGGTTTCATTTAGCGCCGCAGCTAATGACTATGCATCTATTGATACTTATGAAGGAAAACCAGCATCTAAGTTCACCGAAAAGGCAAATATCACAGTGGCAAAAATGCTTCCTTGGAAAGACATATCTGCATTTGAACGTACTCGCCGTGGTCTTATTGCTGAGTTTGGTACTCACGAAGCAGGTGAGCTTAAAAACCGTTTTGAATACATGGCGGATAGATCTGTAGACGATTTACCACCATCTGTAAACCCATCAATTTGGCGTCAAGGAATGTTAAATTATGCTGCCGGCGGTCTATACAAAGTGACGGATGGTGTATATCAAATTCGAGGTGCTGATTTATCAAATATGACTATTTACCGCACTGATAATGGTTATGTGATTCACGATCCTCTTTTATCCCGTGAAGCGGCAGCAGCGTCGTGGAAATTTGCGAAAGAACATCTACCGACGATCAATGGTGAGCATAAAATTACGGGTATGATCTACTCACACATGCACGCTGACCATTTTGGTGGTTCTCGTGGCGTGTATGAATCAGGTGATTTTGCAAAAGGTGCTGAGATCTACGCACCAAAAGACTTCATTAAAGAACTGGCTGATGAAAATGTTATAGCAGGTACCGCAATGGGCCGTCGTGCAAATTACCAGTACGGGACGACACTGGGCAATAACACGAAAGGTATTGTTGATAACGCTCTTGGCTTAGGTACATCACGTGGTGAAGTCACACTCGTAGCGCCAACAATCGAGATTCAAGAACGTGAAAAAGTCATTAATATCGATGGACTAGAATTCCACGCAATTAATATGCCTGGTGCGGAAGCGCCTGCAGAAATCATACTGTATGTACCAGAATACCGTTCTCTGAATACAGCTGAGCTGACTTATGACGGTATGCACAACATCTATACCTTCCGTGGGGCAAAAGTACGCGATTCTCTAATTTGGACTAAATACTTAACTGAGCTCAAAATGCGCTTTGTAGATAGTGGTTTAGTGGATAATATTCACGCAGCGCACTCCGCTCCAGTATGGAATAATATGGATACTGACGTAAACGAAATTTCTGAATACATAACGCTGCAGCGTGACAACTATGGTTTTATTCATAACCAGTCTATGCGTCTAGCCAATCATGGGGTGACCATTCATGATGTTGGCCGCCAAATTGAAGAGATCGTTCCACAATCTCAAATTGATACTTGGCACACGAACGGTTATCACGGTTCATACAGTCACAATGCTCGTGCCGTTGTAAACCTGTACCTTGGCTACCATGATATGAACCCTGTCAATACTAACCCATTGCAAACGAAAGATAAGTCGTGCGTATATGTGAATGCAGCAGGTGCAGACGTACTGTATAAAGCGGGTATGACTCACTTTAATGCTGGTGAATACCAAGAATCGTCTCAATTGTTTAACGATCTAGTACAATGTGATCCGAACAATACTGACTACCGTTTCGCACTAGCAGATAGTTTCGAACAGCAAGGTTACCAGTCTGAAACGATGGCGTGGCGTAACAGCTACCTACAAAGTGCCGTTGAGCTACGTACTGGTGAGATTGAAGAGTCAATCAAGCTTGCTTCACCTGACGTCATTGCGAATACTCCAACGGGTATGTTCTTAGATTTTATTGCTGTTAGTTTGAATGCACCAAAAGCTGAATCTGCGAGTCTTGATTTCAACTTTGGTGTTTACCATCCAGATCTTGGAGAGCGTTACTATGGTGAAGTGTCTAATGCGAATATGGCTAACATTGAAGTCGATACGTTACCAAAAGTTGACTTTGAGCTAATTATCAACAAAGCAGATTTCACAAAAGTCGTTCTTGGTGAAACAACATTAGAGGCATTATTCAAATCTGGTCAAGCGAGTGTGAAAGGCGATGAATCGCAGCTAAGGCAATTGGTTGGCACACTCGATAAGTTTGATGGTATGTTTGAAATTCTCCCAATGCCAAGTAAGTAA
- the smrA gene encoding DNA endonuclease SmrA, producing the protein MIDDNDDDLFKQMMGDVKPIEQDTTLRVKDRSLTDAHLARRVAAVSLADENDEYLSLDNAPMLQPDAILEYKKDGIQDGVFRKLRLGKYPITAKLDLHRRTLTQARDDVVSFLRQAQRLDTRSVLIVHGKGAQSNPPALIKSYLAAWLEQIADVMCFHSAQPFHGGSGAVYVLLKKSAEMKLDNKERHQKRMS; encoded by the coding sequence ATGATTGATGACAACGATGATGACTTGTTTAAACAGATGATGGGCGATGTCAAACCGATCGAACAAGACACCACTCTTCGTGTTAAAGATCGCTCACTAACTGATGCACATTTAGCGCGTCGTGTGGCTGCGGTTTCTCTTGCCGATGAAAATGACGAATATTTGTCTTTAGATAACGCCCCAATGCTGCAACCGGATGCGATCTTGGAATATAAAAAAGATGGCATTCAAGATGGCGTCTTTCGTAAACTTCGCTTAGGTAAATACCCCATTACCGCTAAGCTCGATTTGCACCGCCGTACTCTCACACAGGCGCGTGACGATGTAGTGTCATTTTTACGCCAAGCGCAACGTCTTGATACACGTAGTGTGCTGATTGTTCATGGTAAAGGAGCGCAATCTAATCCTCCGGCTTTAATCAAAAGTTATCTTGCGGCATGGCTCGAACAAATCGCCGATGTGATGTGTTTCCATAGCGCCCAACCTTTTCATGGAGGGTCTGGTGCGGTGTATGTACTACTGAAAAAAAGCGCAGAAATGAAGCTAGACAATAAAGAGCGCCATCAAAAGCGTATGAGTTAA
- a CDS encoding RNA methyltransferase, which translates to MSNTHVTIGLTNPKSPSNVGSVMRASGCYRVDAVRYTGVRYEKAVKFHTDTKSVARHIPLDGVADMLEGLDAETKIVCVELAEGATSLPQFVHPDKAIYVFGPEDGSIDQSVVSKADAVVYVPTVGCMNLAATVNVLLYDRLAKSTQVEMGDELIKKSRDNRNHLIVK; encoded by the coding sequence ATTTCAAATACTCACGTCACCATAGGGTTAACCAACCCGAAAAGCCCTTCAAATGTTGGTTCAGTTATGCGAGCCTCAGGGTGTTATCGTGTCGACGCGGTTCGCTATACCGGTGTGCGATATGAAAAAGCAGTGAAGTTTCATACCGATACTAAAAGTGTTGCGCGTCATATTCCGCTGGATGGTGTGGCGGATATGCTCGAAGGGCTTGATGCGGAGACTAAAATTGTCTGTGTAGAGCTGGCAGAAGGGGCAACCTCTTTACCGCAATTTGTGCACCCAGATAAAGCGATCTATGTGTTTGGCCCAGAAGATGGCAGCATTGATCAAAGTGTGGTGTCTAAAGCCGATGCGGTGGTGTATGTGCCAACGGTGGGTTGTATGAACCTTGCTGCAACAGTGAATGTATTGCTTTATGATCGCTTAGCCAAATCAACGCAAGTTGAAATGGGCGATGAGTTAATCAAAAAGAGCCGCGATAACCGTAATCATTTAATCGTGAAATAG
- a CDS encoding TraB/GumN family protein, giving the protein MNKWFKLPCYLLGCLLGSQVVSTQVQAEPLIWQATKGQQTLMMIGTVHIGQASMYPLPNQINQFLMHSDGLIVETDINQPMPQLDLSHAIASKNYLSSTQQRRLITITKQLNLDPDTLLNQPPWIAAISLENESYKTLKLQPELGVDNILMQQAHQQGIPLLSFETLAQQFHLLNNLPNDGKDLLTDTLENWDKGQEFYACMLDSWQAGDSAKLNQMLTATEWDDKTTHALLNDRNQRWVKQLIDPAFISPQGKYVIAVGTMHFIGQHSVVALLKQQGYQVQQVSHSTSTDCSFE; this is encoded by the coding sequence ATGAATAAATGGTTCAAATTGCCTTGTTACTTGCTCGGTTGCTTACTTGGCAGCCAAGTGGTCAGCACACAAGTTCAAGCTGAACCCTTAATTTGGCAAGCCACCAAAGGCCAGCAAACCTTAATGATGATAGGCACGGTACATATTGGGCAAGCCAGTATGTATCCCCTCCCCAATCAAATTAACCAATTTTTAATGCATAGTGATGGTTTGATTGTTGAAACCGACATCAATCAACCTATGCCGCAGCTTGATTTATCCCACGCAATCGCAAGCAAAAATTATCTATCTTCAACCCAACAGCGCCGCTTAATCACCATTACTAAGCAACTTAATCTCGATCCCGATACGCTCTTAAATCAACCACCGTGGATCGCGGCGATTTCACTTGAAAATGAAAGTTACAAAACCCTCAAACTGCAGCCAGAATTAGGGGTGGATAACATTTTAATGCAGCAGGCACACCAGCAAGGCATCCCTTTGCTGAGCTTTGAGACCTTAGCGCAGCAATTTCATTTACTCAACAATCTGCCTAACGATGGCAAAGACTTACTCACAGATACATTGGAAAACTGGGATAAAGGACAAGAGTTTTATGCTTGTATGCTAGACAGTTGGCAAGCAGGAGATTCTGCCAAACTCAATCAAATGTTAACCGCCACCGAATGGGATGATAAAACCACTCATGCTTTGCTTAATGATCGTAATCAACGCTGGGTAAAACAGCTCATCGACCCTGCTTTTATTTCACCACAAGGCAAGTATGTTATTGCAGTCGGTACCATGCATTTTATCGGCCAGCATAGTGTAGTGGCGCTACTCAAACAACAAGGTTATCAGGTGCAGCAAGTCTCTCACTCCACCAGCACGGATTGTTCATTTGAATAA
- a CDS encoding heavy metal translocating P-type ATPase → MFQYQLHLTGLNCMGCARKAEAAFNALPNTQVQSITPTQAVILSDETWFSLNQALAPFGYVTAQQLHFSLSGLHCGRCVAKVKAAFEQWQTVDELQVEKTHLFICGQFEVEAVISQIEALGFEAQIAKSNQDDIPAEAMSTEAIKAERSKVAVDEKKSEEANLHFIINGMTCASCVSSVEKSITQIEGVTKVQVNLAEQTAWVTAPTISADKATIISDAIKNAGYQAELVIDEASMREQQQAKFQQSLKINQNNAIAGLIIGTPLMAWGVLGGNMMIRNSADQLTWGVIGLVCLALLATAGRPFFSNAWQALQHKRATMDTLVALGTGAAWFYSMLVVATPSWFPVEARHVYFEASAMIIGLISLGHYIEAKAKARTTQSLQALIDLQPKTATVIIDGIDTPLAIEKITAGMQIRVKPGEQIPVDGKVVQGESYINEAMLTGEPLAAYKQIDDAVFTGTINQDGSLVIRATMVGSHTTLARIIKMVRQAQSSKPQLAKLADKISAVFVPVVVCIAIFAALVWYAVGPAPQASYMLVVVTTVLIIACPCALGLATPLSVTVGIGKAAELGILIKDAEVLQTASQINTVVFDKTGTLTQGKPSVQQVERFGSHDQTAILTAVYHVEAQSEHPLAQAVCAYIKQQQNIDIDNNLAVTGFSAKRGLGVQASISDNGQSQTVYIGSPRYLRQNNIDIDVSKTQLTHFEQRAFTPIAVAIDDQLVALIGVSDPIRDDAKPAVDALQKQGIKVVLLSGDNQKVAQAIGDQLGIKHVIAEVLPQQKAEKIIELQNERVKGKQAKVAMVGDGVNDAPALAQADAGIAMGSGSDVAIESAQMTLLHSSPLALVDAIELSQATVGNIKQNLFGAFVYNSLGIPVAAGVLYPMFGFMLSPVFAGAAMALSSITVVSNANRLRLFKPSQTQYNSKSQ, encoded by the coding sequence ATGTTTCAATATCAATTACACCTCACTGGTTTAAATTGCATGGGTTGTGCACGCAAAGCAGAGGCAGCTTTCAATGCGTTGCCCAATACGCAAGTGCAAAGTATTACTCCTACCCAAGCGGTAATCCTCAGCGATGAGACTTGGTTTAGTTTGAATCAAGCCTTAGCCCCTTTTGGTTATGTGACAGCGCAACAACTTCACTTTTCATTATCCGGTTTACATTGCGGTCGCTGTGTAGCCAAAGTAAAAGCCGCGTTTGAGCAGTGGCAAACTGTTGATGAGCTGCAAGTTGAAAAAACGCACCTCTTTATTTGTGGACAATTTGAAGTTGAAGCGGTGATCTCACAGATTGAGGCTCTTGGATTTGAGGCTCAAATAGCGAAATCGAACCAAGACGACATCCCTGCTGAAGCAATGTCTACTGAAGCAATAAAAGCAGAGCGCAGTAAAGTAGCGGTCGATGAGAAAAAAAGCGAAGAAGCCAATTTACACTTTATTATTAACGGCATGACCTGTGCCAGTTGTGTGTCATCGGTAGAAAAGTCGATTACCCAAATCGAGGGCGTAACCAAAGTACAAGTTAACTTAGCCGAGCAAACCGCGTGGGTTACCGCCCCGACAATTTCAGCAGATAAGGCAACTATTATCTCGGATGCGATTAAAAACGCCGGTTATCAAGCTGAGTTAGTGATTGATGAAGCGAGTATGCGTGAGCAGCAACAAGCCAAATTTCAACAGAGCTTAAAAATCAACCAAAATAATGCCATTGCCGGTCTTATTATTGGTACACCATTAATGGCTTGGGGAGTATTGGGCGGCAATATGATGATCCGAAATAGCGCCGACCAACTGACTTGGGGCGTGATTGGGCTAGTTTGCTTAGCTTTACTCGCCACCGCAGGGCGACCATTTTTTAGCAATGCGTGGCAAGCGCTGCAACATAAACGCGCCACTATGGATACTTTAGTGGCATTAGGCACTGGCGCGGCATGGTTTTATTCTATGTTAGTGGTTGCCACTCCGAGCTGGTTCCCCGTTGAAGCAAGGCATGTGTACTTTGAAGCCAGCGCGATGATCATTGGCTTAATTTCTCTTGGCCATTATATTGAAGCCAAAGCCAAAGCCCGCACCACTCAATCGCTGCAAGCTTTAATCGACTTACAACCCAAAACCGCCACCGTGATCATTGATGGCATTGATACTCCTCTCGCCATCGAAAAAATCACCGCTGGTATGCAGATCCGCGTGAAACCTGGTGAGCAAATCCCCGTTGATGGCAAAGTGGTACAAGGCGAGTCCTATATTAATGAGGCGATGCTTACCGGCGAACCACTGGCGGCCTACAAGCAAATCGATGATGCCGTATTTACTGGTACCATTAACCAAGATGGCAGTTTAGTGATCCGCGCGACTATGGTTGGTTCACACACCACACTTGCTCGCATTATTAAAATGGTGCGCCAAGCTCAAAGCAGTAAGCCGCAACTGGCAAAATTGGCCGATAAAATTTCAGCGGTATTTGTGCCGGTTGTCGTATGCATTGCTATTTTTGCGGCGCTGGTTTGGTATGCGGTTGGCCCTGCGCCACAAGCAAGCTATATGTTGGTGGTGGTCACAACCGTACTGATTATCGCCTGTCCATGCGCATTAGGTTTGGCGACGCCGCTATCGGTGACGGTGGGTATTGGGAAAGCCGCCGAACTTGGCATCTTAATTAAAGACGCCGAAGTTTTGCAAACCGCTAGCCAAATCAATACCGTGGTGTTTGATAAAACCGGCACCCTCACCCAAGGCAAACCTAGCGTTCAGCAAGTTGAGCGGTTTGGATCGCACGATCAAACCGCTATTTTAACCGCGGTGTATCATGTTGAAGCACAATCGGAACACCCTCTAGCTCAAGCGGTTTGTGCTTATATTAAGCAACAGCAAAACATTGATATTGACAATAATCTTGCGGTGACTGGCTTTAGCGCCAAACGAGGTTTAGGGGTTCAAGCGAGCATTTCAGATAACGGTCAGAGCCAAACGGTATATATCGGTAGTCCACGCTATTTACGTCAAAATAATATTGATATCGACGTTAGTAAAACCCAATTAACTCACTTTGAACAACGCGCATTTACCCCGATCGCCGTCGCAATTGATGACCAACTAGTGGCATTGATAGGCGTTTCAGATCCAATCCGTGATGACGCCAAACCTGCGGTAGATGCACTGCAAAAGCAAGGTATCAAAGTGGTATTACTTTCAGGGGATAATCAAAAAGTCGCGCAAGCTATTGGTGATCAATTAGGCATTAAACATGTGATTGCCGAAGTGCTACCACAACAAAAAGCGGAAAAAATCATCGAGCTGCAAAACGAACGCGTTAAGGGAAAACAAGCCAAAGTCGCTATGGTGGGTGATGGGGTTAACGATGCGCCAGCTCTTGCTCAAGCCGATGCCGGAATTGCGATGGGAAGTGGCTCAGATGTGGCGATTGAAAGTGCGCAAATGACCTTATTGCATTCCTCGCCTTTGGCATTAGTCGATGCAATTGAGTTATCCCAAGCCACCGTCGGCAATATTAAACAAAACTTATTTGGTGCATTTGTTTATAATTCTCTGGGTATTCCCGTAGCGGCTGGGGTGTTATATCCTATGTTTGGCTTTATGCTTAGCCCTGTTTTTGCTGGCGCGGCAATGGCATTATCCTCTATTACCGTAGTGAGTAACGCCAACCGTTTACGCTTATTTAAACCAAGCCAAACGCAATATAACTCTAAATCTCAATGA
- a CDS encoding multidrug transporter, which produces MKSVFKRTVLGAAVSSMLLGMAAYSTGAMAADDVASGDTSIAGEGVVEKPYEGGFFEDAAINGAINFWMRDRTRAGTNTTDGRNGKDTAKNTNLDHGTIYAALDFKSGYIGDVAGIDLNVYTTFDMWNNGSPDHEMNFWNVNNPYDTDPGTRTGCTGTWDSSCTDNGGAFQTAAAKFKFGEHITARGGYFQPSVPSTLGVNWSYAAGTYEGGEAGATFGPVKLGFAFVDKYRAPWYKKQYNFRTGTGHTAKNAGNIYSLGMRYSINDAMLLDVAYAGMTEGDRKNAHVKFKWTTDGGWYVSPQVYVVDDDNQYDKTAFQLAFLSAKSFGQYNLRLESTYTSADSEDTRHNVGNLAYRMTEAYGGSNGAYDIWWNNRSDFNHDGELGFFGELKRDLSDLGAPGLTVGLNGVYAFGAEYEGSDDLVEYSGSAFANYAIQSGALEGATFGIYYTHYVNDSNTADWVVYSNGFNDENDLKVTLTVPFGIK; this is translated from the coding sequence ATGAAAAGCGTTTTTAAAAGAACAGTATTAGGAGCGGCGGTCTCGTCAATGCTACTAGGTATGGCTGCATACTCAACTGGTGCTATGGCTGCGGATGATGTGGCATCAGGTGATACATCAATTGCGGGTGAAGGGGTTGTTGAGAAGCCGTATGAAGGCGGCTTCTTCGAAGATGCTGCTATTAATGGTGCAATTAATTTCTGGATGCGTGACCGTACTCGTGCTGGTACCAATACGACAGATGGACGTAACGGTAAAGATACAGCAAAAAACACCAATTTAGATCATGGTACCATTTATGCTGCACTTGACTTTAAATCTGGCTATATTGGTGATGTTGCAGGTATCGATTTAAATGTTTATACCACTTTTGATATGTGGAACAACGGTTCACCTGACCACGAAATGAACTTCTGGAATGTTAACAATCCATACGATACGGATCCTGGTACTCGTACAGGTTGTACTGGCACATGGGATTCATCTTGTACCGATAATGGTGGTGCATTCCAAACAGCGGCGGCAAAATTTAAGTTTGGCGAGCATATTACTGCTCGTGGTGGTTACTTCCAACCTAGTGTTCCATCAACCTTAGGGGTTAACTGGTCTTACGCTGCCGGTACTTATGAAGGTGGTGAAGCGGGTGCAACTTTTGGTCCAGTTAAATTAGGTTTCGCGTTTGTCGATAAATACCGTGCACCTTGGTACAAAAAACAATACAACTTCCGTACTGGTACCGGACATACTGCAAAAAATGCAGGTAACATCTATTCGTTGGGTATGCGTTACTCTATCAACGATGCAATGTTGTTAGATGTTGCATACGCTGGTATGACGGAAGGCGATCGTAAAAATGCTCACGTGAAATTCAAGTGGACGACCGATGGTGGTTGGTATGTATCGCCACAAGTTTACGTAGTGGATGATGATAACCAATACGACAAAACGGCGTTCCAATTGGCTTTCTTAAGTGCTAAATCTTTTGGCCAATACAACTTACGCTTAGAAAGTACTTACACCTCTGCTGATTCTGAAGATACTCGTCATAACGTAGGTAACCTTGCTTACCGTATGACAGAAGCTTACGGTGGTTCTAACGGTGCATACGATATCTGGTGGAACAACCGTTCGGATTTCAACCATGATGGCGAACTTGGCTTCTTCGGTGAGTTGAAACGTGATCTTTCGGACCTAGGTGCGCCTGGTCTAACCGTTGGTCTAAACGGTGTTTATGCATTTGGTGCTGAATACGAAGGATCGGATGACCTAGTGGAATACTCGGGTAGTGCGTTTGCAAACTATGCAATCCAAAGTGGTGCGTTAGAAGGTGCGACTTTCGGTATCTACTACACCCATTACGTCAATGACTCTAATACAGCAGATTGGGTTGTGTACTCAAATGGCTTCAACGATGAAAATGACTTGAAGGTGACATTAACCGTTCCTTTTGGCATTAAATAA